A segment of the uncultured Methanobrevibacter sp. genome:
GCTGGTGTTAATGTGGTTATGGAAATTCGCTTGCTATTTCATGATATTTATCACTTACAATAGCTACAAAGTCTTTTATCTCACCTGTGACTTCTAATGTGTCAATGTCAACTTCTTTTAGATAACATACACTGTTAATGTCTTCAGGGTCATCTGTTTCTGCAATACTGTACCATCCCATTATCTTTATTGGTTTATCCTTTGGGAATTTTTTTAACTCTTCAATCATTTCACTGCAGTTCATGTTTATCACCTAACTAGAATATAAATCTGTAAATAATGTTACTGATAACATTATATGCAAATAAATAGAAACATATCCTTATGACAGGTAAAGAGATTTCAGAATATATAACATTTCCAAGAACTTTTGAAAAATACAGATGGTACAAGCCCATACTTGTTTTCATAATAGGTGCAATAATATATTTAATACTCAACCTAATATTAATTGCCGTTTTCTCTGCAATATACGGAGAACACATTACGGGTCAACTCCTGCGTGGAGGATATGAAGTCATGAACTCCGAGATAGGAGAAATCTATTCTCATTTGGCGATAGCCATCATGATTCCATCTTTGTACATTGCAACTAAAATTGTTAAGGACAGACCGTTTTCCTCATACTCCTCTTCACGTGGAGGATGGAACACCCAACTCTACCTCAAGGCATTTATAATACCGTTTATTTTATTCATTATCGTTGGAGTTATTCAATCCGCAATACTGGGCAATGCGGGAGATTATCATTTTACAATACTGTTTTTTATAATTCTCCTAATTGTAGTGCCGATACAATGTATTGCTGAAGAATACGTGTACCGTGGACTTCTTATGCAAACATTAGGATCATGGTTTAACATACCATTATTGGCATTGATTCTCCAAGCCATAATCTTTGGATTCACTCACGGATACAATGGTATAGGAAACATTGGGATAATAATTTCAGGTTTAGTAATGGGATTTTTAGCATGGAAAGCCAATGGTTTGGAAGTCAGTTCCGCATTCCATACTGCAAATAATTTATCCTTCAGCTTACTGGTCATGTTCGGAATTCAATCCACAACCTCAACAATACAAATGGCTGATTTATTAATTTCAACCATGGGCTCTGTAATTTTCGGTATTTTACTTTATTACATCGGAAAGAGAAGCAACTGGTTTGGCGAGATTCCAGAAACCCCTCGGGAGGATGATTCTTAAATTGAATGCATCATCCATCTTTTAATTGATGGTTTTGCATTTATTGTCCAATGATATTTTACCATAGTTGTCTGATAAGTCGGAGTGATTGCTCACTCCTTTCTTCTCACAACGGCTGGTGTCAGTTTCCAAAAAAACTACTCAAGTAAATTTATTCTATATGAATGGGGTTCGAAAAATAAGTTTTGAATTGGTGATGGCAGGTGTTAATGTTGTTATGGAAATTCACTAGCTATCTCATGGTATTTATCGCTGACAATAGCTACAAAGTCTTTTATCTCACCTTTAACTTCTAAGGTGTTAAAGTCTACCTCTTTTAGATAACCTATTTTGTTAATGTCTTCAGGCATATCTGTTTCAACAATGCTGTACCATCCCATTATCATTAATGGTTTATCTTTTGGAAATTTTTTTAAAACTTCAATTGCTTCGCCACAGTTCATATTATCACCTTTTAACTACTATACAAATCTGTGAATATCCAGCTTGGATCATATGCTATGAGGTATCCGTCTTCACACCAGAGGGATCTAACATTACCTGAAGTTGTATCTGCTACCGCTGCAGGATCTCTGTTAATCCAGTTTCCTGAAGTATGTTTCTTATGTCTGAGCCTTAATCTGATATGACCAGTACCACTTACACGACATTTAACATGGACAAACTGCACATCATAGCCCAATGATTTTCCTATACGGTAATATACTTGTCCCCAGTCTACACAGTTGGAACCTTTACCTTTACTGGCGTCATTTATTGTTTGTTTGTCTGTTTTTTGTGAATCGAAGTATTTGCTATATAATTCTTTATTTGCTATAATAGCTAAGGCCTCATCTATGGTATTGCCTTTATAATT
Coding sequences within it:
- a CDS encoding CPBP family intramembrane glutamic endopeptidase; translated protein: MNSEIGEIYSHLAIAIMIPSLYIATKIVKDRPFSSYSSSRGGWNTQLYLKAFIIPFILFIIVGVIQSAILGNAGDYHFTILFFIILLIVVPIQCIAEEYVYRGLLMQTLGSWFNIPLLALILQAIIFGFTHGYNGIGNIGIIISGLVMGFLAWKANGLEVSSAFHTANNLSFSLLVMFGIQSTTSTIQMADLLISTMGSVIFGILLYYIGKRSNWFGEIPETPREDDS